TGACtataaagagagagaagaaaagagcAGAAGGGGACATTCGGAAACCCTAGAGTACACACTATATATGACCtcgaactctctctttctctaagTATCTTGTTCCTAGTTTTTATTATTGTAAACTGTTGTAACTATTGTATCCAATAACTATTGTATCCAATTACTCTCTATTAATATAGTCCATCTTATTCAACCACAATTATAATCGTTGTGTTTTGAGGATATCGTTGTCCATAATTGTGTGTCTTTAACTCTTTATTTCACAAGGTCTTTCgttgtaaatttgtaataaaaGTCACGTTTAACTTGTGTGCCTTATGTGCATGTGTAAACTCTATCTTTAGTGTTTTATCCTTTTAAAGCCTGCTCCGGTCCATTTCAACCTTGATTATTCGGGTATATTGCTATGCTAGTATAGTTGAGATGATAAGAGTTTCAAATTAAACCGTCTTTTGTTTACCAATAGGACATGTGGATACTTCAACTATTGTGCATCAAAACTGAAGTGAAACCCGTTTGCTAAAAGAAATGGTTTATATTCGCATATTTAGCAAATAAGATGTTTCACGACCAAGCCAGATCTCAATCGGCTAAGATTAAGTTTCAAATAAGACTTGTGACGCAGGACAAGCGGTTCTCCGTTCATCATCAGTCATCATGACACTACCAAGCCCGCTCTATAAAAACAACTCGTGTCAATCATCCCTTTTGAAACGTTTCTTTTTAGGTTTGAAACTCTACAAAACATCTTCGATTAAAAACACTGATATTTTATTTCGTCACGTTAACATGTTATTCGTCGCTTATACTTTTATTCAAGTCAAATTCTTGTGATGCTCTTTATTTCTTCCACACAAGCAATTTTGGTCGCGTAATGTTTTAGATTACTCCGAGTGATCATTTGACCGTGATCCCCCAgaagaaaaactcaatttgtattttttagcttttaaatggagtataaaattattattctcAAATAGtgaaaagaacaaagaaaattaaaacttatCAACCCAACCATCTCATCTAACTATAAACTTAGAGAAACCCCACCcgttaaaacttcaaattgaGTATCTAAGACAAATATACTCTtattttaatgttgttttattaagaaattaaaattttaaacttatttatAGCTTAACAAGTGTCTAGAGAAATTCTAATAATGATTTTAAAGTTTCTAAAATGAGAATATGTGTTTAAGGACAACTTCAATCCAATCAGACTGCATAATGGCATGGGAGAATGTGTTTTCTCCATCCAACTTAACACCATAAATAACTGCATTATACTATTATAGAGGGATTTTTTTAGCTACAGTGTTGGAAAATGTGTTTTATCCCTCCAACTCCAACTTACAATGTCTTGTTTTGAAGCACCTTTTggattttattttcaatttccTCAACACATCCTCTCATCTTGGAGATAACAAACAAAAGAATTAAAACTGCTAATGGATTATTCCATTTTTTACTTTTCTGTTCACTATAGTGCATCAATATATTGAATGAAGGACTGAAGGTGGTTCACCCCATATGGATTATTccattttttacttttcttcCACCTTTGTACTGCAttacataaaagaaaaaagagtgctaaaatttaaattagggCAATTGTCGATAATAgcacattttgaagtttatgtcacaaaaatagcactagaaggagaaagtcacaaaaatgacattcattaaagggtaaaatatccctaatacccttggtttaaaattaaataaataaacaaaaataaataaaaataaataaaataaaaaaataagaaattttttttatagtttcagattatatttttcagattctaaatttttataatttttttttgaattttttttgtgaatttttttttataatttaaaaatactttttgaaactgtttttaaaatttttatttttattttagtatttattttttataaaattttaaaccctaattccaaaacctcacccccttaactctaaatcctaaggtttggattaattaacccaaggagtataagtgtatatttacctctttaatgaaacctatttttgtgactttgagccttaagtgctattttgggaacaaaaacttgttTTGGTGCTAACTTAGTATTTTTctctttaaattattataataatattttattaaaaacagtaaatttagaattaaaaacatGGAAGGAGAAGGATGTGAATAGATGAACTGTGTGATTCCATTTTAGCTGCTCCCGTCAATGGCGATCTGCTGAATCTCACCACGCTCGAGAAGACTTGCAAATCTAAGAGTTCCTCATTTTGCTCCTTCTTCCCCTGTTTTGCTTGACgtcgagagagaaagagagaggaggGGAATGTCAACATTGGAGTcgattctcttctctctcagcAGAGCCTTCTGCACCCCTTCCGCTGTCTTCCTTCATATCCAGGTCAGCCTTTAGAGTCCCTTCTTGTTAAAGAGagcttcttttcttttgatgaatcaaaaacataataaattttctCATTTTTATCAAGATTTGTTGTTCTTAagtgttttctttatatgatGCCTCCTCTCAGGGGTGTGTGATATGCTTACTCCTTGCTCTAGGCTGGTTAATGGCTGCATACGTCaggtttctctttctttctgtccCTTAAAATTACAACCCTGcgtctgttttctttttaaatttataattctgatgtgtgtgtgtgtttcttcTTACCTTTAAGGAACCGAGAGATTAGGAGAATTAAAAACAGCATGAAAGCTGGAAACAGTTTAGCATTCCTCAGTCAAGACATCAATGAACTTGAGCACTCTAGGCAGGTTCAACTTCCCAGAGTTTCCGTTGTCATGCCTCTCAAAGGTTTTGGAGAACACAATTTTCACAACTGGAGAAGTCAGGTTTGTGTCTCTTTGTTATTGGCAGTGTCTTGCTTGCTTCCAACTTTATTGGTAATCTTTACTTGTGTAGATTACCTCTCTCTATGGTGGACCGTTGGAATTTCTGTTTGTTTTAGAAAGTACTCAAGACCCTGCATATCATGCTGTTTCCCGTCTCTTATCTACGTATCAGGTACAGACACGTTTCAACATATCTTTCTGTAGGAGCACTGTCCACAcaaaccttctttttttttgtctatgtaCTGACTTCAAAACTTTTGCTCATTATTATGCGCAGGATCATGTTGAAGCTAAGGTTGTTGTTGCTGGTTTATCAACCACTTGCAGCCAGAAAATTCATAATCAGTTGGTATGTTTGAGGCAGATTTAATCTTTTTGGTGATTGGCTTTCATTATTTGcactagtgttttttttttctctctcaatATTTTGATGTCAACGTTTTGGGCTAAACTGTAAGCACAACCATGAAAAGCTTAACTATCTTCCAAtatacatttttcatttatGTTCTTCATTCATTGGCTTTTgctgactcttttttttttttataaaattggtTTCTGCTTGGTGAAGATTGGAGTTGAGAAAATGCACAAAGATACCAAATATGTGTTGTTTTTGGACGATGATGTTAGACTGCATCCTGGAACAATTGGAGCTCTTACGTCTGAGATGGAGAAAAATCCAGAGGTGGTACCCAAAACTACATAGTTCATGAATTGATTAGCTTAAGGATAATTATGTTTGCTTATGTTGAAATTATTTAACACCAATGGGTGACCTGTTGCAGATATTTATTCAAACTGGCTATCCTCTAGACTTGCCCTCTGGAACTCTTGGCAGTTATTGCATCTATGAGTACCACATGGTACATTGACATCTGTCTCCCTTCTTTACTCTTCCTTCCTTCagttctgtttttattttttctgtagCTAATATTGGCATTTACTCTTTACAGCCTTGCTCAATGGGATTTGCAACTGGCGGGAGGACATTCTTTTTGTGGGGAGGGTGCATGATGGTATGTAAATAGCATCTCAGATGATGTTTCTAATTGTATTTTCTGTGCTACATctaatttaaatgttttatttgcAACTATTTTGTAGATGCATGCTGATGATTTCAGACAAGATCGGTATGGTGTTGTCTCTGGCTTACGTGATGGTGGTTATTCAGATGATATGACACTTGCCTCTCTAGCAGGTAACACTTGCTTCTGAATTTCCCTCTATTTTTGTCTAGATATATGCCTATTGTATGTGTAGTTGATAGTTTCTTCTTGTTTCCACTCACCTGTTTTTTTTCTAACTCAAGGTGCTCACAAGAGGCTCATTACATCTCCTCCTGTCGCTGTTTTCCCTCATCCTCTTGCAAGTGATCTAAGTTTTGGACGGTACATACTCATTTTTCACTTATTTAACAAACTTTTAGATGTTTAACCATTTTTTCCTCCTATGTTATAGGTACTGGAACTACTTGAGAAAGCAAACCTTTGTGCTAGAATCTTACATATCCAAAGCTAACTGGATAATGAACAAGCTTTTGTTTGCCGTCCACTGTTATCTATCATGGGGTTTTGTTGCACCATACATTATGGCTGTCATCCACATAACATCAGCCTTAAGAATCTACATCAAGGGTTATCATCAACTTGAAGACACGGCTTTTGCTTCTGGTGGTGAGCATACTTTTCCTCTTATTTAGGTGGGTTCTCTGTTCAAGATAATAAGAGAACCTGATCCTAGTGCCACGAAGGTTGAAGCATTAAAAAAAGTAGGATTGTTTGGTTTTTCTTGTGCTACATACTGATCTGGAAAAAATGAGGTTTCTATGCAGGTATGTCACTTGTTATACTGTTGGCAATCTGCACGTTCATCGAACTTCTATCAATGTGGAATTTGACAAGACGAGAAGTGACGCTATGCAATCTGTTATCCCCGGAGTCTCCCCGTCTCTCTCTTGCACCTTACAACTGGGGACTTGTACGTGCTTTTCAACCCCTTTTATTGATTAGATAAAAGAGAGGTAAAAGAAGGTTTCTCAGGTTTGATTTATGGGGGAAATAAATTTTGTATGCAGATATTCATAGCAATGCTAGTGGACAACTTCCTATACCCAATCTCAGCTTTCCGTTCACACTTTTCTCAGTCGATAAACTGGTCTGGAATTAGATACCACCTGAGAAATGGAAAGGTTTTCAAGGTATAATAATCAAGTGTGTCTTTCAAGTAATTGTCACCTTGACAAGTGTGTTTGAGATTTATTTCTTGCGATGTGATGTGATGTGATAACAGATAGAGAGAAGGAATGATATGGTACCAGTGAAGACTGATTTAGGAGGGAAACACTTGTATGGTAAGAAGGGAGCTCCACAGAAAGCTTCCTTCTTAAGCTCATTAGGAAGAAACTTGGCTCACTGGAGACGACCAAAGAAGTTTGATGTTTAAAAAAAGttgggtttttttgtttggaataCAGTAGAAGAAGCAAAGCTCAAAGCTTAGGTGAATTGATGATTCTTTGAAATGTTTAGTGATTCTTTTTCCAGAGGGAGGGTGggagatttgatttttttcttctttgggtACAAAATTGTTTattggtgaagaagaaagggTCATACCTCTGGGAAATTCTTATTTATTGATTTCtttgtgtttgttttattttatgggtttttacTTGTTTAGCCGTTTGGGAAGAAATATTTGATCatacatcttcatcatcacctCAGACTTCTGTAATTTTTTATTCTCCCATTGTTCATCtgtttagttttgttatttctGTTCAGTCTATGACTTCATTCAAGTTGAATTTAGGCAGCTCCACTGCGTTTTCTTTATTGTAGAAAAGCTCAACGCAGGCGAACATCTGTTGAGCAATGCTATGGACATGACATGAGTATGCAACATATGTTATCAGTGTACACTGGTCTTCCATGCGGAATGTgttatgttttttctttccaaaaaccAAACACTGAACTCTAAATTCAAACTAGTTCAACTTAAAGAGGTATTCAAGCGTACGTTATATAAATCCCCATGTAGTCATTTACAAACATTATGTTCTTCACTTCCCAGCGGTTAGAGGAAACTTCCTTgaataaacaaaacagaaaaaaactgCTGCTAAATTAAATCGTAACAAGCAGCCTCtgtataaaaaaagttcaaaaccttCTCTAAGACAATCCATCCATACGTAAGTTCTTTGGTCACTTGAAGACCCCATTCATTGATCTCCTTATAGAACCTGTCATGGTCTGAAAACGTTGTTGGTCAGGCCCATTGAATCCCCTACTTCTTCGGCTTCCGCTTGCGCCTGCACGAGTGCATGAGATTAGAACGACAATGATTCAAATTCCATGACTGAGATAATATTCAGTTTAGAAGGGACTAAACGTACCTGTAGCCGGTGTATTAGATACATCAAGAAGAGATGAACAAAGATCTGCAATTTCATAAATGATATGTTTATTAGAGGTTCCATAGATATAGTAGTAAGGCAAGTGATATTTGAAGAGGTAAGCGAGAGAGAGAGTCTCACAAGGTAAAAAAGCAGGAGAATCCGAGCTATCGGGTACCGCCAAAGGAACCTCGTGGCCCTTACAGCTCCTGAGTCTAACAGTTTCACTGCGTTTTGCAACTGAAGACACAAGGAGAACAAAGTGAACATAAGATTAAaggttatatataaaaacaaatgacGATAAGCAGTGTTTCTAAATATGCTCCCAAGTCTCTCTACCTGTGTCCTCGCTGTAGCCATGTGTTGGTGATACAGTGGAAGAGACCTgaaatttttattctttttgtaaGCATCGAAGAATTAactcaatataaatatatattagcaCCCATATTAGAAAAGACGTACTCAAGTGTCTTGATCTCAGAATCTTCTTCCCAAGTTGTTGATGGACGTCGAGGAACTCTGCTTTTTTCTACCTCTACCTGAATCAACCAAGTACAAGCTTAGAGTCTTTATTTTTAAGTAGCGTGCAAATGTCATGAACTGTAGATAGATTTGACATCGAACCTGTGCTTCCTGTAGACGTTTAACCTCTTTCTCCAACTGAAACTCTGCTGCAGCCTTCTCACTCGCCATAGTCTCTAGTTGCGTTTGCTTATAGTACTGCATCGAACCCC
The nucleotide sequence above comes from Brassica napus cultivar Da-Ae chromosome A9, Da-Ae, whole genome shotgun sequence. Encoded proteins:
- the LOC106447108 gene encoding uncharacterized protein LOC106447108, with protein sequence MSTLESILFSLSRAFCTPSAVFLHIQGCVICLLLALGWLMAAYVRNREIRRIKNSMKAGNSLAFLSQDINELEHSRQVQLPRVSVVMPLKGFGEHNFHNWRSQITSLYGGPLEFLFVLESTQDPAYHAVSRLLSTYQDHVEAKVVVAGLSTTCSQKIHNQLIGVEKMHKDTKYVLFLDDDVRLHPGTIGALTSEMEKNPEIFIQTGYPLDLPSGTLGSYCIYEYHMPCSMGFATGGRTFFLWGGCMMMHADDFRQDRYGVVSGLRDGGYSDDMTLASLAGAHKRLITSPPVAVFPHPLASDLSFGRYWNYLRKQTFVLESYISKANWIMNKLLFAVHCYLSWGFVAPYIMAVIHITSALRIYIKGYHQLEDTAFASGGMSLVILLAICTFIELLSMWNLTRREVTLCNLLSPESPRLSLAPYNWGLIFIAMLVDNFLYPISAFRSHFSQSINWSGIRYHLRNGKVFKIERRNDMVPVKTDLGGKHLYGKKGAPQKASFLSSLGRNLAHWRRPKKFDV